The DNA segment CGCCGCTGGCCGACACCCCCGCCGCACCTGCCGGGGACGCCGCCACCCGTGTGACGCTGTCCCGGGATCCGGACGCCGGCTGGCTGGCGCTGTACAACCGGACCGGCGGGGACGCCCCGGGCGGCGAGGCCGCGCCGAGCGCCCTGCGGGTGCTGACCGGCGGGCCCTCGGTGTGGTTCGCGGCGGCGCACGACGCGGACGGCGGCACGGCGGCGATCGGGCGGCTGGTCGTCGACGGGCGCTGGGCGGGCTTCGCCGCGGTCGAGGTCGCGCCGCACGCCCGGCGCCGCAAGCTGGCCACGCGGGTCATGGCGGCGCTCGCCGAGCGGGCCCTGTCGGAGGGCGCCTCGGCCGCGTATCTGCAGGTCGAGGCGGACAACGCGGACGCCCTCGCGTTCTACGACCGGCTCGGCTTCACCGACCACCACGGCTACCACTACCGGCGTTCCCTGCCGGGCGGCGGCCGGCACTGAGGCGGGGTCCCGCAGCCATGGCCCACGAACCCCGGCCCGAGCCGGAGCCGGACGACGCCCGCTTCGCACGGCGGCAGCGGTTCGCCGACGCCGCCCGCGCCGAGCGGCCCGACCTGGCCCTGCTGTGCCTGCTGATCGGCGCCGAGGCCGATCCCGCGCTGGACGAGGCGGGCGAGGACGCGGCCCAGATCGAGCTGGACCGGCTGGCCGGGATGCTCCCCTACTCCCCGTCCGGCGGCCCCGGCGCCTGGGCCCGCAACCTCGCCGAGCTGCTCGGCACCCGGTGCGGCTTCCGCGGCTCCCCCGGGGACTACCGGCGGCTGGAGTCCTCACTGCTGCACGAGGTGCTGCGGCGGCGCCGCGGCCTGCCGATCCTGCTGTCGGTGGTGTGGATGGAGGTGGCGCGGCGGGCCGGCGCGCCCGTCTACGGGGTGGCCCTGCCCGGTCACTTCGTCGTCGGCTTCGGCGATCCGGCCGGCGCGCACGTCCTGGCCGATCCGTTCGCCGGCGGGCGGCTGCTCAGCGAGGAGGACGCGGGGATGCTGGTCGCGGGCGCGACCGGGGAGCCGCTCAGCGAGCGGATGATGACGCCCGCCGACCCGCTGGAGATCGTGCTGCGGATGCTCAACAACATCCGGGCCTGGGCGCAGGCCCGC comes from the Streptomyces angustmyceticus genome and includes:
- a CDS encoding transglutaminase family protein encodes the protein MAHEPRPEPEPDDARFARRQRFADAARAERPDLALLCLLIGAEADPALDEAGEDAAQIELDRLAGMLPYSPSGGPGAWARNLAELLGTRCGFRGSPGDYRRLESSLLHEVLRRRRGLPILLSVVWMEVARRAGAPVYGVALPGHFVVGFGDPAGAHVLADPFAGGRLLSEEDAGMLVAGATGEPLSERMMTPADPLEIVLRMLNNIRAWAQARPEHSAVQLWALELSLLLPSHPARLRHERAQLLVQRGEFLAGAAELEEYARVVEAVEPAGATAIRRQAAAARAMLN